Proteins encoded by one window of Chondromyces crocatus:
- a CDS encoding barstar family protein, with the protein MSRQQQVFEFGTGASKAGDFVAEVPTGLSSVEALLASLYEALRLPGYFGFNWDALSDCLRDLHWLAAHEVVLVHRDLPAIAPAELHTYVEVLAEAVRSWKPGEAHMLRVVFPAAARDRVLALLDAKPPAKGSPGASSA; encoded by the coding sequence ATGAGTCGTCAGCAGCAGGTCTTCGAGTTCGGCACGGGAGCGAGCAAGGCGGGAGACTTCGTGGCCGAGGTGCCCACCGGGCTCTCGAGCGTGGAGGCGTTGCTCGCGTCGCTGTACGAGGCGCTCCGGCTTCCAGGGTATTTCGGCTTCAACTGGGATGCCTTGTCGGATTGCCTTCGTGACCTCCACTGGCTGGCCGCCCACGAGGTCGTCCTGGTGCACCGGGACCTCCCGGCGATCGCACCGGCGGAGCTCCACACGTACGTCGAGGTGCTGGCGGAGGCCGTGCGAAGCTGGAAGCCGGGCGAAGCACACATGCTGCGCGTGGTGTTTCCCGCCGCGGCGAGGGACAGGGTGCTGGCGTTGCTCGATGCCAAGCCGCCCGCCAAAGGTAGCCCCGGCGCGTCGTCCGCTTAG
- a CDS encoding ribonuclease domain-containing protein — protein sequence MTASPSRNEPSAETPPEDEGPALLASTPAVETLLAHEAETRVESGGSSGSAVIAPPAPSEGLDDQASDQASVISDGVDGPSCLDTPRGPPRRIVDGVRVEDRRDDIVLEGPIDLGPTLDRIAAGGSYPHRNDGSTFSNRPLPGSTEPPLPEEPYGYYTEYVHPTPGISGAGPQRLIVGRCGEVYYTPDHYQTFIPLN from the coding sequence ATGACCGCGTCGCCTTCCCGGAACGAGCCCAGCGCCGAGACGCCCCCGGAGGACGAAGGGCCGGCGCTCCTGGCGAGCACGCCAGCCGTCGAGACGCTCCTCGCCCACGAAGCGGAGACGCGCGTGGAATCCGGTGGAAGCTCGGGCTCCGCGGTCATCGCTCCGCCAGCGCCGTCAGAAGGGCTGGATGACCAGGCGTCCGACCAGGCATCCGTGATCTCCGACGGGGTGGATGGCCCGTCCTGCCTCGACACGCCCCGAGGCCCGCCGAGGCGCATCGTCGATGGCGTCCGGGTGGAGGATCGGAGGGATGACATCGTGCTGGAGGGGCCCATCGATCTCGGGCCCACGCTGGACAGGATCGCGGCGGGCGGCAGCTACCCGCATCGCAACGACGGGAGCACCTTCAGCAACCGCCCCTTGCCCGGCAGCACGGAGCCTCCGTTACCCGAAGAGCCCTACGGCTATTACACGGAGTATGTGCACCCGACGCCCGGCATCTCGGGCGCAGGCCCTCAGCGGCTCATCGTCGGGCGCTGCGGGGAGGTGTATTACACGCCCGATCATTATCAGACCTTCATTCCGCTCAACTGA
- a CDS encoding winged helix-turn-helix transcriptional regulator, whose translation MARRAEGKSGCSVESALAVIGGRWKGVVLYWLSTGTLRFGELRRLLPSCTQRMLTLQLRELEQDGLVKRTVYAEVPPRVEYELTPFGRSLVPILLDLKAWGERYRRRLP comes from the coding sequence ATGGCACGACGAGCGGAAGGCAAGAGTGGGTGCTCGGTGGAGTCGGCGCTCGCGGTGATCGGGGGGCGCTGGAAGGGGGTCGTTCTCTACTGGCTGTCGACGGGGACGCTTCGGTTCGGAGAGCTTCGCCGCCTGCTGCCCAGCTGCACGCAGCGCATGTTGACGCTGCAACTGCGCGAGCTCGAGCAAGACGGGCTGGTCAAACGCACGGTCTACGCCGAGGTGCCTCCGCGTGTGGAGTACGAGCTGACCCCGTTCGGGCGGAGCCTGGTGCCCATCTTGCTCGACTTGAAGGCGTGGGGAGAGCGCTACCGGCGGCGACTGCCATGA
- a CDS encoding NmrA/HSCARG family protein — MPSNSKPLITIVGATSKQGRSAARSLLQSGRYRVRALTRNTDTPEASRLAEQGAELVAVPLGLGHERLLVEAFRGSQGAFLMTPPMKPGTGEVEVGKQQADAAVEAGVQHVIFSGLENVDEITGGTKYAPHFTDKARVEAYIRTLPVVSSFIYLAYFYSNFVEYYPPRLEGDTVVFPIYLPKDFRAPFVDPLTATGPAILEIFSNRDRYADQTLPVVGELITPEEMVETFRRVTGKKAAYASAFTREEFLHHFPKFAGAEDLVRESQGMVQYTVEYGYYRKDRDLNWSRRVDPDAATWEQFLRRTGWQGEPRNFGV; from the coding sequence ATGCCGTCGAACAGCAAGCCACTCATCACGATCGTTGGCGCAACGAGCAAGCAGGGGCGGAGCGCAGCCCGTTCTTTGCTCCAGAGCGGTCGCTACCGCGTGCGCGCCCTGACGCGCAACACCGACACCCCCGAGGCCAGCCGCCTCGCCGAGCAGGGCGCAGAGCTCGTCGCCGTGCCGCTCGGGCTCGGTCACGAGAGGCTGCTCGTCGAAGCCTTCCGAGGCTCCCAGGGCGCGTTCCTCATGACGCCGCCGATGAAGCCCGGAACTGGCGAAGTGGAGGTCGGCAAGCAGCAGGCGGATGCGGCCGTCGAGGCGGGCGTACAGCACGTCATCTTCTCGGGCCTGGAGAACGTCGACGAGATCACCGGCGGAACGAAGTACGCGCCGCACTTCACCGACAAGGCCCGCGTCGAGGCGTACATCCGCACGCTTCCCGTGGTCAGCTCCTTCATCTACCTCGCGTACTTCTACTCGAACTTCGTCGAGTACTACCCACCGCGCCTGGAGGGCGACACGGTGGTGTTCCCCATCTACTTGCCGAAGGACTTCCGTGCGCCGTTCGTGGACCCGCTGACGGCGACGGGGCCGGCCATTCTGGAGATCTTCAGCAATCGGGACAGGTACGCCGACCAGACCTTGCCGGTCGTCGGCGAGCTGATCACGCCCGAGGAGATGGTCGAGACGTTCCGCCGCGTCACCGGGAAGAAGGCCGCCTACGCTTCTGCATTCACGAGGGAAGAGTTTCTGCACCACTTCCCGAAATTCGCCGGTGCCGAGGATCTCGTCCGAGAGTCCCAGGGAATGGTCCAGTACACCGTCGAGTATGGCTACTACCGGAAAGACCGCGACCTGAATTGGAGCAGGCGGGTAGACCCTGACGCAGCCACGTGGGAGCAGTTCCTTCGCAGGACCGGGTGGCAAGGCGAGCCACGAAACTTCGGCGTGTAG
- the tnpB gene encoding IS66 family insertion sequence element accessory protein TnpB (TnpB, as the term is used for proteins encoded by IS66 family insertion elements, is considered an accessory protein, since TnpC, encoded by a neighboring gene, is a DDE family transposase.), with translation MEIFVALEPVDMRFGFERLGALVRERMKREPRSRALFVFFGKRRQSVKVLTWDGTGVVLCYKRLERGSRPSHMGREKKEKPLARHSWR, from the coding sequence GTGGAGATCTTCGTCGCGCTCGAGCCGGTGGACATGCGGTTCGGGTTCGAGCGCCTGGGGGCGCTGGTACGCGAGCGGATGAAGCGCGAGCCGCGCTCGCGGGCGCTGTTCGTGTTCTTCGGCAAGCGCCGTCAGAGCGTGAAAGTGCTCACGTGGGACGGCACGGGCGTGGTGCTCTGCTACAAGCGGCTCGAGCGAGGCTCTCGGCCATCGCACATGGGAAGGGAGAAAAAGGAGAAGCCATTGGCAAGGCATTCATGGCGGTGA